From the Microbacterium thalassium genome, one window contains:
- a CDS encoding NUDIX domain-containing protein, with protein MATTSAGILLYRLEPSVQVLIAHMGGPFWAAKDAGAWSIPKGEYDADAEAALDAAKREFREELGIDPPDGPFAELGTFAYSSGKRVTVFVADGAGIDLDGVAFGEFELEWPPRSGRTARFPEVDRVEWMEPDAARGRLVTGQRPALDALVGRLAAAR; from the coding sequence ATGGCGACGACGAGCGCCGGCATCCTGCTGTACCGACTCGAGCCCTCGGTGCAGGTGCTCATCGCCCACATGGGTGGGCCCTTCTGGGCGGCGAAGGATGCCGGCGCGTGGTCGATCCCCAAGGGGGAGTACGACGCGGATGCCGAGGCTGCGCTCGACGCGGCGAAGCGCGAGTTCCGCGAGGAGCTCGGCATCGACCCGCCGGACGGGCCGTTCGCGGAACTGGGCACCTTCGCGTATTCGTCGGGCAAGCGGGTGACGGTGTTCGTCGCCGACGGGGCGGGGATCGACCTCGACGGCGTCGCGTTCGGCGAATTCGAACTCGAGTGGCCGCCGCGGTCGGGACGCACGGCACGGTTCCCCGAAGTGGACCGCGTCGAGTGGATGGAGCCGGATGCCGCCCGCGGGCGTCTCGTGACGGGGCAGCGCCCCGCACTCGACGCTCTGGTGGGGCGCCTCGCCGCCGCCCGCTGA
- a CDS encoding VOC family protein, translated as MAHGDITHIDLPVSDFSRATGFYSALFGWQIAEAPGFEGYPMWQAPNKISGGGLAPRSDDFTQPRSYVEVDSIDEAIATAEAKGGSVVMPKAPISPTSWWAAITDPDGNVIGLYEGITEVEGS; from the coding sequence ATGGCTCACGGCGACATCACGCACATCGATCTCCCGGTCAGCGACTTCTCGCGGGCGACCGGCTTCTACTCGGCCCTGTTCGGTTGGCAGATCGCCGAAGCCCCCGGGTTCGAGGGCTACCCCATGTGGCAGGCGCCGAACAAGATCTCGGGCGGGGGCCTGGCGCCGCGCAGCGACGACTTCACCCAGCCGCGCTCATACGTCGAGGTCGACTCGATCGACGAGGCGATCGCGACGGCCGAGGCGAAGGGCGGATCCGTGGTGATGCCGAAGGCGCCGATCAGCCCGACGAGCTGGTGGGCGGCGATCACCGACCCCGACGGCAACGTGATCGGGCTCTACGAGGGAATCACCGAGGTCGAGGGGTCCTGA
- a CDS encoding GbsR/MarR family transcriptional regulator, producing the protein MEHPGTEAAEQAAALLTAAGMARMPARVMMALVGSPDEGYTAAELAERLGVSPAAVSGAVRYLQSMRLIQRLSRAGDRRDRYDLADGAFQGVGVGKAPMFTELADLIDAIGTENADAPASVARARDTADFLRFLAERMPQLVDEWKQNRDADGAQDPSTSVIPS; encoded by the coding sequence ATGGAGCACCCGGGCACCGAGGCGGCCGAGCAGGCGGCGGCTCTCCTGACCGCGGCCGGCATGGCGCGCATGCCGGCGCGCGTCATGATGGCCCTCGTCGGGTCACCCGACGAGGGTTACACGGCTGCGGAACTCGCGGAGCGGCTGGGGGTGTCACCGGCCGCCGTGTCGGGCGCGGTCCGCTACCTGCAGTCGATGCGGCTCATCCAGCGCCTCTCGCGCGCCGGCGATCGGCGTGACCGCTACGACCTCGCCGACGGCGCCTTCCAGGGCGTGGGGGTCGGCAAGGCGCCGATGTTCACCGAGCTGGCCGATCTCATCGACGCCATCGGCACGGAGAACGCCGATGCTCCCGCATCGGTCGCCCGCGCCCGCGACACGGCGGACTTCCTCCGCTTCCTCGCCGAGCGCATGCCGCAGCTCGTCGACGAGTGGAAGCAGAATCGCGACGCCGACGGAGCTCAGGACCCCTCGACCTCGGTGATTCCCTCGTAG
- a CDS encoding ABC transporter permease, producing MMTLLGNRLRRDRVQLALWILGISALAYMGYVAGGETFATEQDRAALLAAAIANPVILLFRGLPSGSSEGALVIFLILPATAFLAALMSTFLAVRHTRGDEEAGRAELVSATTASRTRPLVATALHGLAANLVLALLVSAAFVASGLGTEGAFVAGFAIGGVGVAFLGLGLLAAQLMRTSRGANATSVWTVTALFFVCGLGNALGTPSDDLQRMESSWLTWLSPFGWAENTRAYDEDNAWPLLLLLALGLVLTGVSITLQSIRDLGEGLVPSRRGRAGAGAALGTPIGLVWRLTRGGIIGWVIGGAVVGAMATSLASVVDEFTADNPAIEQMLSQIAGGGDTEQATVAAFFTILGVLAASCVVQIVARARQEEAGGTVEPVLSAPVARVRWLSGYLVVGFAAAVLTVGAAVGASIAGILAQDGDRGLIRDVLVIGGGQLVAACVFLGIAAVVFVAVPWLTIPLSWSLVLVALLLGFFGPLFGFPDALVELSPIAAAPTVAGDDVDLGGLWWLAPVAVLGTAASLVLMRRRELAAAA from the coding sequence ATGATGACGCTGCTCGGCAACCGGCTGCGCCGCGACCGGGTGCAGCTGGCGCTGTGGATCCTCGGCATCAGCGCCCTCGCGTACATGGGGTACGTGGCCGGAGGCGAGACGTTCGCGACCGAGCAGGACCGCGCGGCGCTGCTGGCCGCCGCGATCGCGAACCCCGTCATCCTGCTGTTCCGCGGGCTGCCCTCGGGATCGAGCGAGGGCGCACTGGTGATCTTCCTCATCCTCCCCGCGACGGCGTTCCTCGCGGCCCTCATGAGCACGTTCCTGGCGGTCCGCCACACCCGCGGCGACGAGGAGGCCGGCCGGGCCGAGCTCGTGTCGGCCACCACCGCATCGCGCACGCGACCGCTCGTCGCCACCGCGCTGCATGGCCTCGCCGCCAACCTCGTGCTCGCACTGCTGGTGTCGGCGGCGTTCGTCGCCTCCGGACTCGGCACCGAGGGCGCGTTCGTCGCGGGCTTCGCCATCGGCGGCGTCGGCGTCGCGTTCCTCGGGCTGGGACTGCTCGCGGCACAGCTCATGCGCACCTCGCGCGGAGCGAACGCGACGTCGGTGTGGACCGTGACCGCCCTGTTCTTCGTGTGCGGTCTCGGCAATGCCCTGGGCACCCCCTCCGACGATCTGCAGCGGATGGAGAGCTCGTGGCTCACGTGGCTGTCTCCGTTCGGCTGGGCCGAGAACACGCGCGCGTACGATGAGGACAACGCGTGGCCGCTGCTGCTGCTGCTCGCGCTCGGCCTGGTCCTGACGGGCGTCTCGATCACCCTCCAGTCCATCCGCGACCTCGGCGAAGGACTCGTCCCGTCGCGCCGCGGGCGCGCCGGCGCCGGCGCCGCCCTGGGAACGCCGATCGGGCTCGTGTGGCGGCTGACGCGCGGCGGCATCATCGGATGGGTCATCGGCGGCGCCGTCGTCGGCGCGATGGCCACGTCGCTCGCCTCCGTCGTCGACGAGTTCACCGCCGACAATCCGGCCATCGAGCAGATGCTCAGCCAGATCGCCGGCGGCGGGGACACCGAGCAGGCGACCGTGGCCGCGTTCTTCACCATTCTGGGCGTGCTCGCCGCATCCTGCGTCGTGCAGATCGTGGCGCGCGCCCGCCAGGAGGAGGCGGGCGGCACGGTCGAGCCGGTGCTGTCGGCGCCGGTGGCGCGCGTGCGCTGGCTGAGCGGCTACCTGGTCGTCGGGTTCGCCGCCGCCGTGCTCACCGTGGGGGCAGCCGTGGGCGCCTCGATCGCGGGGATCCTCGCGCAGGACGGCGACCGCGGCCTGATCCGCGATGTGCTCGTCATCGGCGGCGGCCAACTCGTCGCAGCATGCGTCTTCCTGGGCATCGCCGCGGTCGTCTTCGTCGCCGTGCCATGGCTCACGATTCCGCTGTCGTGGTCACTCGTGCTCGTCGCCCTGCTGCTCGGGTTCTTCGGTCCGCTCTTCGGGTTCCCCGATGCACTCGTCGAACTCTCGCCGATCGCGGCGGCGCCCACCGTGGCCGGCGACGACGTCGACCTCGGCGGGCTGTGGTGGCTCGCTCCCGTGGCCGTGCTCGGAACCGCCGCCTCGCTGGTGCTGATGCGGCGTCGCGAACTCGCGGCGGCGGCGTAG
- a CDS encoding ABC transporter ATP-binding protein, which produces MSDVILTRGLDKHYGSVRALDGLDLTVAAGQIHGFLGPNGAGKTTTIRILLGLARATSGEATVFGSDPWTDAVAIHRRVASVPGDVSIWPNLSGGEAIDFLARLRGARTGDRGYKAQRDRLMEAFQFDPRKKGRAYSKGNRQKVALIAAFAVPADLYVLDEPTSGLDPLMAVTFQRELARVRDAGATVLLSSHILSEVEQVCDRVSIIRAGRIVESGTLAELRHLTRTQVSFALDGDQSVADIAGAHDLAVVDGRAQFTVDSDAIADVLPELARRRVEGLRVAPPSLEELFLRHYGDDLTTDSVGRATRRGTQPTGSRS; this is translated from the coding sequence ATGAGCGATGTGATCCTCACCCGCGGACTCGACAAGCACTACGGCTCCGTGCGGGCCCTCGACGGTCTCGACCTGACGGTCGCGGCCGGGCAGATCCACGGCTTCCTCGGTCCGAACGGCGCCGGCAAGACCACGACGATCCGCATCCTGCTCGGGCTCGCCCGAGCGACCAGCGGCGAGGCGACGGTGTTCGGCTCGGATCCCTGGACGGATGCGGTCGCGATTCACCGACGCGTCGCATCCGTGCCCGGCGACGTCAGCATCTGGCCGAACCTCTCGGGCGGTGAGGCGATCGACTTCCTCGCGCGGCTTCGCGGCGCGCGCACCGGCGACCGCGGCTACAAGGCGCAGCGCGATCGGCTGATGGAGGCTTTCCAGTTCGACCCCCGCAAGAAGGGGCGCGCGTACTCGAAGGGCAACCGGCAGAAGGTCGCGCTCATCGCCGCCTTCGCCGTGCCGGCGGACCTCTACGTGCTCGACGAGCCGACCAGTGGCCTGGACCCGCTGATGGCCGTGACGTTCCAGCGCGAACTGGCGCGGGTGCGCGATGCCGGAGCGACGGTGCTGCTGTCGAGCCACATCCTCTCCGAGGTTGAGCAGGTGTGCGACCGCGTCTCGATCATCCGCGCCGGGCGCATCGTCGAGAGCGGCACGCTCGCCGAACTGCGCCACCTCACCCGGACCCAGGTCTCCTTCGCCCTCGACGGCGATCAGTCGGTGGCCGACATCGCCGGCGCCCACGATCTCGCGGTCGTCGACGGACGCGCCCAGTTCACGGTCGACAGCGACGCGATCGCCGACGTCCTCCCCGAGCTCGCGCGGCGACGCGTGGAGGGGCTGCGCGTGGCCCCGCCGTCGCTCGAAGAGCTGTTCCTGCGCCACTACGGCGACGACCTCACGACCGACAGCGTCGGACGCGCGACGCGCCGCGGCACGCAGCCGACGGGTTCGCGGTCATGA
- a CDS encoding GntR family transcriptional regulator translates to MRASDRAYATLLDEIQSGSLPPGAVLAEVEQASRLGVSRTPLREALGRLGADGLVVQQSPRVTVVADIDAGDIRELFELRRALEETAARLAAVRGDAAAFADLAGEFAAVTLGDADGLDTYYALIARFDAALDAAVANDYLIAALRTVRTHLVRVRRLARDNPQRLAASVAEHRLIASAIGARDADLAAHATHVHLHNALESVLASLGGGTTTGGAITTQGAA, encoded by the coding sequence ATGCGGGCCAGCGATCGCGCATACGCGACTCTTCTCGACGAGATCCAGTCGGGCTCCCTGCCGCCCGGTGCGGTCCTCGCCGAGGTCGAGCAGGCATCGCGGCTCGGTGTCAGCCGTACGCCGCTGCGCGAGGCGCTCGGACGTCTCGGGGCCGACGGGCTCGTGGTGCAGCAGTCGCCGCGCGTCACCGTCGTCGCCGATATCGATGCAGGCGACATCCGCGAGCTCTTCGAACTGCGTCGCGCGCTCGAAGAGACCGCCGCGCGCCTGGCCGCCGTGCGCGGCGACGCCGCCGCGTTCGCCGATCTGGCGGGCGAGTTCGCGGCGGTGACGCTCGGCGACGCGGACGGGCTCGACACCTACTACGCGCTCATCGCGCGGTTCGACGCGGCGCTGGACGCCGCCGTCGCCAACGACTACCTGATCGCCGCCCTGCGGACGGTGCGCACGCACCTCGTGCGAGTGCGGCGCCTCGCGCGGGACAATCCGCAGCGGCTGGCGGCATCCGTCGCCGAGCACCGTCTCATCGCCTCGGCGATCGGAGCGCGCGACGCCGACCTCGCGGCACACGCCACCCACGTCCATCTCCACAACGCGCTCGAAAGCGTCCTCGCCTCCCTCGGCGGCGGCACGACCACCGGCGGCGCCATCACGACCCAAGGAGCAGCATGA
- a CDS encoding MmgE/PrpD family protein — protein MTVTHHLRVHRSDENLTREGQLAWHIAEVAADPVAVEPEVVDMIINRVIDNASVAAASLTRAPVSAARQQALDNPVSVSGTGATVFGATLDRHVGVEWAAWANGVAVRELDYHDTFLAADYSHPGDNIPPIVAVAQHVGADGAALVRGLATGYEIQIDLVRAICLHKHKIDHVAHLGPSAAAGIGTLLGLDVETIYQAVGQALHTTTATRQSRKGEISTWKAHAPAFAGKMAVEAIDRAMRGQTSPSPIYEGEDGVIAWMLDGPDASYEVPLPAAGEAKRAILDSYTKEHSAEYQAQAWIDLARKLHGELPELADPANIASIVLHTSHHTHYVIGSGANDPQKYDPKASRETLDHSIPYIFAVALQDGGWHHVDSYLPERAARPDTVELWNKITTAEDPEWTRRYHSTDPDEKAFGGRVEITMTDGTTVVDEIAVADAHPLGARPFAREDYIRKFRILAEPVLEPAEIERFLDLAQRLPELTPAEVLELSIVAKPGVLAAAPAPKGLF, from the coding sequence ATGACCGTCACCCACCACCTGCGCGTCCACCGCAGCGACGAGAACCTCACCCGCGAGGGACAGCTCGCCTGGCACATCGCCGAGGTGGCCGCCGATCCCGTGGCCGTCGAGCCCGAGGTGGTCGACATGATCATCAACCGCGTCATCGACAATGCGTCGGTGGCCGCGGCATCCCTCACCCGCGCACCCGTCAGCGCCGCCCGCCAGCAGGCGCTCGACAACCCGGTCTCGGTCAGCGGCACGGGCGCGACCGTCTTCGGCGCGACGCTGGACCGTCACGTCGGCGTCGAGTGGGCGGCGTGGGCGAACGGCGTCGCCGTCCGCGAGCTCGACTACCACGACACCTTCCTCGCCGCCGACTACTCGCACCCCGGAGACAACATCCCCCCGATCGTCGCCGTCGCCCAGCACGTCGGCGCCGACGGCGCGGCTCTCGTGCGCGGGCTCGCGACGGGGTACGAGATCCAGATCGACCTGGTGCGCGCGATCTGCCTGCACAAGCACAAGATCGACCACGTCGCCCACCTCGGCCCGTCGGCCGCGGCCGGCATCGGGACCCTCCTCGGCCTCGACGTCGAGACGATCTACCAGGCCGTCGGCCAGGCGCTGCACACCACCACCGCGACGCGCCAGTCGCGCAAGGGCGAGATCTCGACGTGGAAGGCGCACGCCCCCGCGTTCGCCGGCAAGATGGCCGTCGAGGCGATCGACCGCGCGATGCGCGGACAGACCAGCCCGTCGCCCATCTACGAAGGCGAGGACGGCGTCATCGCCTGGATGCTCGACGGCCCCGACGCCTCGTACGAGGTGCCGCTGCCCGCCGCCGGCGAGGCCAAGCGCGCGATCCTCGACTCGTACACCAAGGAGCACTCGGCCGAGTACCAGGCCCAGGCCTGGATCGACCTGGCCCGCAAGCTCCACGGCGAACTCCCCGAGCTCGCCGACCCCGCGAACATCGCCTCGATCGTGCTGCACACCAGCCACCACACGCACTACGTCATCGGCTCGGGCGCGAACGACCCGCAGAAGTACGACCCGAAGGCCTCGCGCGAGACGCTCGACCACTCGATCCCGTACATCTTCGCCGTCGCGCTGCAGGACGGCGGCTGGCACCACGTCGACTCGTACCTGCCCGAGCGGGCGGCGCGCCCCGACACCGTGGAGCTGTGGAACAAGATCACCACGGCCGAGGACCCGGAGTGGACGCGCCGCTACCACTCCACCGATCCGGACGAGAAGGCGTTCGGCGGCCGCGTCGAGATCACGATGACCGACGGCACGACGGTCGTCGACGAGATCGCCGTCGCCGACGCGCATCCGCTGGGAGCGCGGCCGTTCGCCCGCGAGGACTACATCCGCAAGTTCCGCATCCTCGCCGAGCCCGTGCTGGAGCCCGCCGAGATCGAGCGCTTCCTCGACCTCGCGCAGCGTCTTCCCGAGCTGACGCCGGCCGAGGTGCTGGAGCTCAGCATCGTCGCCAAGCCCGGCGTGCTCGCTGCGGCTCCGGCGCCGAAGGGTCTGTTCTGA
- the prpB gene encoding methylisocitrate lyase encodes MLYAQTPAAEKRRLFRERLASGELLRFPGAFNPLSARLIERKGFEGVYISGAVLSADLGLPDIGLTTLTEVAGRGEQIARMTELPAIIDADTGFGEPMNVARTIQTLEDAGLAGTHIEDQINPKRCGHLDGKSVVDEDTAVKRIRAAADARRDPNFLIMARTDIRAVEGMDAAIDRAKALVDAGADAIFPEAMRDLGEFEAMRNALDVPILANMTEFGKSELFSANQLRDVGVNIVIWPVSLLRIAMGAAGRALDTLTDEGHLTSKLGEMQHRADLYDLIDYEQYNHFDTNVFNFQISR; translated from the coding sequence ATGCTGTACGCGCAGACGCCCGCTGCCGAGAAGCGGCGGCTGTTCCGCGAGCGGCTCGCGTCGGGGGAGTTGCTGCGCTTCCCCGGCGCCTTCAACCCGCTGTCGGCGCGGCTGATCGAGCGCAAGGGCTTCGAGGGCGTCTACATCTCGGGCGCGGTGCTGTCGGCCGACCTCGGGCTCCCCGACATCGGCCTGACGACGCTGACCGAGGTCGCGGGCCGCGGCGAGCAGATCGCCCGCATGACCGAGCTCCCGGCGATCATCGACGCCGACACCGGGTTCGGCGAGCCGATGAACGTCGCCCGCACGATCCAGACCCTCGAGGACGCGGGCCTGGCGGGCACACACATCGAGGACCAGATCAACCCGAAGCGCTGCGGGCACCTCGACGGCAAGTCCGTCGTCGACGAGGACACCGCGGTCAAGCGCATCCGGGCCGCCGCCGACGCACGGCGCGACCCGAACTTCCTCATCATGGCGCGCACCGACATCCGCGCCGTCGAGGGGATGGATGCCGCCATCGACCGCGCCAAGGCGCTCGTGGACGCCGGGGCGGACGCGATCTTCCCCGAGGCGATGCGCGACCTCGGCGAGTTCGAGGCGATGCGAAACGCCCTCGACGTGCCGATCCTCGCCAACATGACGGAGTTCGGGAAGTCCGAGCTGTTCTCGGCGAATCAGCTGCGGGATGTCGGCGTGAACATCGTCATCTGGCCGGTGTCGCTGCTGCGCATCGCGATGGGCGCGGCGGGACGCGCGCTCGACACGCTCACCGACGAAGGGCACCTCACCTCGAAGCTCGGCGAGATGCAGCATCGCGCCGACCTGTACGACCTGATCGACTACGAGCAGTACAACCACTTCGACACGAACGTCTTCAACTTCCAGATCAGCCGCTGA
- a CDS encoding bifunctional 2-methylcitrate synthase/citrate synthase yields the protein MTDTNEIKKGLAGVTVDYTAVSKVNPETNSLLYRGYPVQELAATQSFEEVAYLLWNGELPTPEQLAAQTADGKPHRPLAPEVKAAIDALPLDSHPMDEVRTAVSVIGAIDLAGDGSVLDAVGTVEENRARSLHLFAALPAIVAYGQRRRHGLDAVEPREDLGYAANFLWMTFGEEPDEIVVDAFNRSMILYAEHSFNASTFTARVITSTLSDLYSAVVGAIGALKGPLHGGANEAVLHIFEEIGDAENVEDWLDRALAEKRKIMGFGHRVYKRGDSRVPTMKAALDELVQYYDRPDVAALYDALENDFVSRKGIYPNLDYPSGPAYNLIGFDTLTFTPLFVAARVVGWTAHIMEQMASNALIRPLSAYNGPDERHVEGYVANTEAIRLNERPEEAAV from the coding sequence ATGACCGACACGAACGAGATCAAGAAGGGCCTGGCCGGGGTCACCGTCGACTACACGGCGGTGTCCAAGGTCAACCCCGAGACCAACTCGCTGCTCTACCGCGGGTACCCGGTCCAGGAGCTCGCCGCGACCCAGTCGTTCGAGGAGGTCGCCTACCTGCTGTGGAACGGCGAGCTGCCGACGCCTGAGCAGCTGGCCGCCCAGACCGCGGACGGCAAGCCGCATCGTCCGCTCGCGCCCGAGGTGAAGGCCGCGATCGACGCTCTGCCGCTGGACTCGCACCCCATGGACGAGGTCCGCACCGCCGTCAGCGTGATCGGCGCGATCGATCTCGCGGGCGACGGCTCGGTGCTCGACGCCGTCGGGACCGTCGAGGAGAACCGGGCGCGCAGCCTGCACCTGTTCGCGGCCCTGCCGGCGATCGTCGCGTACGGGCAGCGCCGCCGCCACGGCCTCGACGCGGTCGAGCCGCGCGAGGACCTAGGCTACGCGGCGAACTTCCTGTGGATGACCTTCGGCGAGGAGCCCGACGAGATCGTCGTGGATGCGTTCAACCGGTCGATGATCCTGTACGCCGAGCACTCCTTCAACGCGTCGACCTTCACTGCGCGCGTCATCACGTCGACGCTCAGCGACCTGTACTCGGCCGTCGTCGGCGCCATCGGCGCGCTCAAGGGGCCGCTGCACGGCGGCGCGAACGAGGCCGTGCTGCACATCTTCGAAGAGATCGGCGACGCCGAGAACGTCGAGGACTGGCTGGATCGGGCGCTCGCCGAGAAGCGCAAGATCATGGGCTTCGGCCACCGCGTGTACAAGCGCGGCGACTCGCGCGTGCCGACCATGAAGGCGGCGCTGGACGAGCTCGTCCAGTACTACGACCGTCCGGATGTCGCGGCTCTGTACGACGCCCTCGAGAACGACTTCGTCTCGCGCAAGGGCATCTACCCGAACCTCGACTACCCGTCGGGTCCCGCCTACAACCTCATCGGCTTCGACACGCTCACCTTCACGCCGCTGTTCGTCGCGGCGCGGGTCGTCGGCTGGACGGCGCACATCATGGAGCAGATGGCCTCGAACGCGCTCATCCGCCCGCTGTCGGCGTACAACGGGCCCGACGAGCGGCACGTCGAGGGATACGTCGCCAACACCGAGGCGATCCGCCTGAACGAGCGACCGGAAGAGGCCGCGGTGTGA
- a CDS encoding hotdog fold thioesterase, with amino-acid sequence MSIWFGDVSSIDLPSLSAESLIDNLGIEFVELCDDALVCRMPVDRRTIQPAGVLHGGASVALAETLASWSAYLAVDRDRFHVVGMEINANHVRPISNGWVTGTATPVNIGRRAHVWEIRIVDDAGRLVCISRCTMAVIEQRSTYATPGERSTG; translated from the coding sequence GTGAGCATCTGGTTCGGCGACGTCTCGTCGATCGATCTGCCGTCCCTGTCGGCCGAGAGCCTCATCGACAACCTCGGCATCGAGTTCGTCGAACTGTGCGACGACGCGCTCGTGTGCCGGATGCCGGTCGACCGGCGCACCATCCAGCCGGCGGGTGTCCTGCACGGCGGTGCGTCGGTCGCCCTGGCCGAGACCCTCGCGTCGTGGTCGGCGTATCTCGCCGTCGACCGGGATCGATTCCACGTCGTCGGCATGGAGATCAACGCCAACCACGTGCGCCCGATCTCGAACGGCTGGGTGACCGGCACCGCGACCCCGGTGAACATCGGCAGGCGTGCGCACGTCTGGGAGATCCGGATCGTCGACGACGCGGGCAGGCTCGTCTGCATCTCGCGCTGCACCATGGCCGTCATCGAGCAGCGGAGCACCTACGCGACTCCGGGGGAGCGCAGCACCGGCTGA
- a CDS encoding thiolase family protein, translating into MTRTAVIVDVVRTPSGRGKPGGALSGLHPVDLAATVLTGLLERSGLDSEQIDDVMMGCVSQTGDQSMNIARQALLAAGFDEAVPGVSIDRQCGSSQQAAHFAAQGIIAGAYDIVIAGGVESMSRVPLGSAWRDATVPDGIRHRYPQGLVNQGVSAELIATRWGFSRQELDAYAAESHWRAADAWRRGRFDSQVLPVYAGGEDAVAFDETVREGTTVEKLGGLGPAFRTDALATRFPELEWSITAGNSSPLTDAASAALIMGEDTAASLGLTPRARFHSFAVVGDDPLMMLTGPIPATRRILERSGLTLDDLDAYEVNEAFASVPLAWLEEFDADPALLNPWGGAIALGHAVGASGTRLLGTLVAHLEATGGRFGLQTMCEGGGMANATVIERL; encoded by the coding sequence ATGACCCGCACTGCCGTCATCGTCGACGTCGTCCGCACCCCGTCCGGCCGGGGCAAGCCCGGGGGAGCCCTGAGCGGGCTGCATCCGGTCGACCTCGCCGCGACGGTGCTGACCGGGCTGCTCGAGCGGAGCGGGCTCGACTCGGAGCAGATCGACGACGTGATGATGGGGTGCGTCAGCCAGACGGGCGACCAGTCGATGAACATCGCCCGCCAAGCTCTGCTGGCGGCGGGCTTCGACGAGGCGGTGCCGGGCGTGAGCATCGACCGGCAGTGCGGCTCCAGCCAGCAGGCCGCGCACTTCGCCGCGCAGGGGATCATCGCCGGCGCGTACGACATCGTCATCGCGGGCGGCGTCGAGTCGATGAGCCGCGTGCCGCTCGGATCGGCGTGGCGCGACGCCACCGTGCCGGACGGCATCCGCCATCGCTATCCGCAGGGCTTGGTCAACCAGGGCGTCTCCGCAGAGCTCATCGCGACTCGCTGGGGCTTCTCGCGCCAGGAGCTCGACGCGTACGCCGCCGAGTCGCACTGGCGGGCGGCGGATGCCTGGCGCCGCGGCCGCTTCGACAGCCAGGTGCTGCCGGTGTACGCCGGCGGCGAGGACGCCGTGGCGTTCGACGAGACGGTGCGCGAAGGCACGACCGTCGAGAAGCTCGGCGGGCTCGGGCCGGCGTTCCGCACGGATGCCCTGGCGACGCGCTTCCCCGAGCTGGAGTGGAGCATCACGGCCGGGAACTCCTCACCCCTGACGGATGCCGCCTCGGCGGCGCTCATCATGGGCGAGGACACCGCCGCGTCGCTCGGGCTCACGCCGCGGGCGCGCTTCCACTCGTTCGCCGTCGTCGGCGACGATCCGCTGATGATGCTGACCGGCCCGATCCCGGCGACGCGTCGCATCCTCGAGCGCAGCGGCCTCACGCTCGACGACCTCGACGCGTACGAGGTGAACGAGGCGTTCGCATCGGTTCCGCTGGCATGGCTCGAGGAGTTCGACGCCGACCCGGCGCTACTGAACCCGTGGGGCGGCGCGATCGCGCTCGGCCACGCCGTCGGCGCCTCGGGCACGCGGCTGCTCGGCACGCTGGTGGCCCACCTCGAGGCGACGGGCGGCCGCTTCGGACTGCAGACGATGTGCGAGGGCGGCGGCATGGCGAACGCCACCGTCATCGAACGTCTCTGA